The following proteins are co-located in the Frigidibacter mobilis genome:
- a CDS encoding LON peptidase substrate-binding domain-containing protein, whose protein sequence is MMTFAELPDTIPLFPLPGALLLPRSRLPLHIFEPRYLQMLEDALKTRQRMIGMIQPRGMPAGGGEKRLSAIGCAGRLTAFSETEDGRYMVTLTGISRFRIKRELQGFAPYIRAEVSWDGFERDLGRAEQDDGFRREQFLDLLGRYFASEQLATDWGTLKEAEDELLLNSLSMLLPFEPEEKQALLEAPTLATRRETLVTLIEFALRSGGDEEIVQ, encoded by the coding sequence ATGATGACATTCGCAGAGCTGCCCGACACGATCCCGCTGTTTCCGCTGCCCGGGGCGCTGCTGCTGCCCCGGTCGCGGTTGCCGCTGCATATCTTCGAACCACGCTACCTGCAGATGCTGGAAGACGCGCTGAAAACCCGGCAACGGATGATCGGCATGATCCAGCCGCGCGGAATGCCGGCGGGGGGCGGTGAAAAGCGGCTCAGCGCGATTGGCTGCGCCGGCCGCCTGACGGCGTTTTCGGAAACCGAGGACGGGCGCTACATGGTCACGCTGACCGGGATCTCGCGCTTCCGCATCAAGCGCGAGCTGCAGGGCTTTGCGCCCTATATCCGCGCCGAAGTGTCTTGGGACGGGTTTGAGCGGGATCTGGGCCGCGCCGAACAGGATGACGGGTTCCGGCGCGAGCAGTTTCTGGACCTGCTGGGGCGCTATTTCGCCAGCGAACAGCTTGCAACCGACTGGGGCACGCTGAAGGAGGCCGAAGATGAGCTGCTGCTGAACTCGCTCTCGATGCTGCTGCCCTTTGAGCCCGAGGAAAAGCAGGCTCTGCTGGAGGCGCCGACGCTGGCGACCCGGCGCGAGACGCTGGTGACGCTGATCGAGTTTGCCCTGCGCAGCGGCGGTGATGAGGAGATTGTGCAATGA
- a CDS encoding amidase, with product MQDWLTKPAAEQGRAIGRGDLDPLALTEAYLAAAKAHPEAGRIYARLTEERALAEAAAASARARAGLRRGVLDGVPISWKDLFDSAGVATEAGSRLLEGRVPTADAEVLATATAGGLVCLGKTHMTELAFSGLGINPMTATPPNVFDPALAPGGSSSGAAVSVGLGLAAAAIGSDTGGSVRIPSAWNGLVGLKTTSGRLSLQGVVPLALRFDTVGPLARTVEDCALLLAALEGGRAADLTGAQIKGARLLVLEGLPFEGAREVPVAAFEAAVARLAEAGAQVDRKELRLTDLAMALSPTLFAPEAYGLWADVIEAAPEKMYPLILERFRGGQAVSAPEYVAGWRRLEALRREWAAEVAGYDAVLVPTAPILPPDAARLLSDPAYFATENLLALRNTRIGNLFGLCVLTLPTGVSGTGLSLMGAAGQEERLLRLGHAAEAALG from the coding sequence ATGCAGGACTGGCTGACCAAACCCGCGGCAGAGCAGGGCCGCGCCATCGGCCGCGGCGATCTGGACCCGCTGGCGCTGACCGAAGCCTATCTGGCCGCCGCCAAGGCGCATCCCGAGGCGGGGCGCATCTATGCGCGGCTGACCGAGGAGCGGGCGCTGGCCGAGGCCGCTGCCGCTTCGGCGCGCGCCAGGGCCGGGCTGCGGCGCGGGGTGCTGGACGGGGTGCCGATCAGCTGGAAGGACCTGTTCGACAGCGCGGGCGTGGCGACCGAGGCGGGATCGCGCCTGCTGGAAGGCCGGGTGCCGACGGCGGATGCCGAGGTGCTGGCAACCGCGACGGCGGGTGGGCTGGTCTGCCTTGGCAAGACCCATATGACCGAACTGGCCTTCTCGGGCCTCGGGATCAACCCGATGACGGCGACGCCGCCCAATGTGTTTGATCCGGCTCTGGCGCCGGGCGGGTCATCCTCGGGCGCGGCAGTGTCGGTGGGGCTGGGGCTGGCGGCGGCCGCGATCGGGTCTGATACCGGCGGGTCGGTGCGCATCCCCTCGGCCTGGAACGGGCTGGTGGGCCTGAAGACCACGTCGGGGCGGCTGTCCCTGCAGGGCGTGGTGCCGCTGGCGTTGCGCTTTGATACCGTCGGCCCGCTGGCCCGCACGGTCGAGGATTGCGCGTTGCTGCTGGCGGCGCTGGAGGGCGGGCGCGCCGCCGATCTGACGGGCGCGCAGATCAAGGGTGCCCGGCTGCTGGTGCTGGAAGGGCTGCCCTTCGAGGGCGCGCGCGAAGTGCCGGTCGCGGCATTCGAGGCGGCGGTGGCACGGCTGGCCGAGGCGGGCGCGCAGGTCGACCGCAAGGAACTGCGCCTCACCGATCTGGCGATGGCGCTGTCGCCCACGCTGTTCGCGCCCGAGGCCTATGGCCTGTGGGCCGATGTGATCGAGGCGGCGCCCGAGAAGATGTATCCGCTGATCCTGGAGCGGTTCCGCGGCGGGCAGGCAGTGTCGGCCCCCGAATATGTGGCTGGCTGGCGCCGGCTGGAGGCGCTGCGCCGCGAATGGGCGGCCGAGGTCGCGGGCTATGACGCGGTTCTGGTGCCGACCGCGCCGATCCTGCCGCCCGATGCGGCGCGGCTGCTGTCGGACCCGGCCTATTTCGCTACCGAGAATCTGCTGGCGCTGCGCAACACCCGCATCGGCAACCTGTTCGGCCTGTGCGTGCTGACGCTGCCGACCGGCGTGTCGGGAACCGGCCTCTCGCTGATGGGCGCGGCGGGGCAGGAGGAGCGGTTGTTGCGACTTGGCCATGCCGCAGAGGCGGCTTTGGGCTGA
- a CDS encoding exodeoxyribonuclease III has product MPFTIATWNINSVRLREGLVAKLLTDEAPDILCLQECKAPVDKMPLQAFAALGYTHCVARGQKGYNGVAILSKLPIEDAGDRDFATLGHARHVAARLENGVTIHNFYVPAGGDIPDREQNPKFGQKLDFLTDMQHWFAAERPHKAILVGDLNIAPREDDVWSHKQLLKIVSHTPIEVEQLGRTQEAGRFVDITRQDIPQGLLYSWWSYRAADWDAADKGRRLDHVWATPDIAGAAHSSRVLRDARGWEQPSDHAPVFATFDL; this is encoded by the coding sequence ATGCCCTTCACCATCGCCACCTGGAACATCAACTCCGTCCGCCTGCGTGAAGGGCTGGTGGCAAAGCTGTTGACCGATGAGGCGCCCGACATCCTGTGCCTGCAGGAATGCAAGGCACCGGTCGACAAGATGCCGCTGCAGGCCTTCGCGGCGCTTGGCTACACGCATTGCGTGGCGCGGGGGCAGAAGGGGTATAACGGCGTCGCCATCCTGTCGAAGCTGCCCATCGAGGATGCCGGAGACCGCGACTTTGCCACGCTTGGCCATGCCCGCCACGTGGCGGCGCGGCTGGAGAATGGCGTCACCATCCACAACTTCTATGTGCCGGCGGGGGGCGACATTCCCGACCGCGAGCAGAACCCCAAGTTCGGGCAGAAGCTGGATTTCCTGACCGACATGCAGCATTGGTTCGCCGCCGAGCGCCCGCACAAGGCGATCCTGGTGGGTGACCTGAACATCGCCCCGCGCGAGGATGATGTCTGGAGCCACAAGCAATTGCTGAAGATCGTCAGCCACACGCCCATCGAGGTGGAGCAATTGGGCCGCACGCAAGAGGCCGGCCGCTTCGTGGACATCACCCGCCAGGATATTCCCCAGGGCCTGCTCTACAGCTGGTGGAGCTACCGCGCCGCCGACTGGGATGCCGCCGACAAGGGCCGCCGGCTCGACCATGTCTGGGCCACGCCCGACATTGCCGGCGCCGCGCATTCCAGCCGCGTGCTGCGCGATGCCCGCGGATGGGAGCAACCGTCGGACCATGCGCCGGTCTTTGCGACATTTGACCTGTGA
- a CDS encoding Trm112 family protein: MSDDTRCDRRMLEALVCPQTHAPLAYDPEAMELISRAAHLAFPIRNGIPILLIDEAREID, translated from the coding sequence ATGAGTGACGACACCCGCTGCGACCGCCGGATGCTGGAGGCGCTGGTCTGCCCGCAGACCCATGCGCCGCTGGCCTATGACCCCGAGGCGATGGAACTGATCTCGCGGGCGGCGCACCTGGCCTTCCCAATCCGCAACGGCATCCCGATCCTGCTGATCGACGAGGCGCGCGAGATCGACTAG
- the trxA gene encoding thioredoxin, producing the protein MLGLNGSAGTAPAKNDWVRDVSERDFMAEVVERSREVPVIVDFWAPWCGPCKTLGPALESAVAAAKGKVVMAKVNVDENQMIASQMRVQSIPTVYAFWQGQPVDAFQGALPGSEIKAFVEKLAALAGDGGLADAIEAAEAMLAEGAAVDAAETFAAILGEEPENADAFGGLVRSHIALGNLDQAEGFLGAAPAKIATAAPVEAARAQLALARQAENAGPVTELLARTEADPNDHQSRYDLALALHAAGRVEEAVEQLLDLFRRDREWNEGAAKAQLLTIFDALKPTDPIVLKGRRKLSSMIFL; encoded by the coding sequence ATGCTTGGCTTGAACGGGTCCGCCGGAACTGCACCGGCAAAGAACGATTGGGTCCGCGATGTGTCGGAACGCGATTTCATGGCCGAGGTCGTGGAGCGCAGCCGCGAGGTGCCGGTGATCGTCGATTTCTGGGCGCCCTGGTGCGGCCCCTGCAAGACGCTGGGCCCGGCGCTTGAATCTGCCGTGGCCGCGGCCAAGGGCAAGGTCGTCATGGCCAAGGTCAATGTCGATGAAAACCAGATGATCGCCTCGCAGATGCGGGTGCAGTCGATCCCCACCGTCTATGCCTTCTGGCAGGGCCAGCCGGTCGATGCCTTCCAGGGCGCGCTGCCGGGCTCCGAGATCAAGGCCTTCGTCGAAAAGCTGGCCGCGCTGGCCGGCGATGGCGGGCTGGCCGACGCGATCGAGGCGGCCGAGGCGATGCTGGCCGAAGGTGCGGCGGTCGATGCCGCCGAGACCTTCGCGGCGATCCTGGGCGAGGAGCCCGAGAATGCCGATGCCTTCGGCGGGCTCGTGCGCTCGCATATCGCGCTTGGCAACCTCGATCAGGCCGAGGGCTTCCTTGGCGCCGCGCCGGCCAAGATCGCCACTGCGGCGCCGGTCGAGGCTGCCCGCGCGCAACTGGCGCTGGCCCGGCAGGCAGAGAATGCCGGCCCCGTGACCGAGCTTCTGGCCCGGACCGAGGCCGACCCGAATGACCATCAGTCCCGCTACGACCTGGCGCTGGCGCTGCACGCCGCCGGTCGGGTCGAGGAGGCGGTGGAGCAGCTGCTGGACCTCTTCCGCCGCGACCGCGAGTGGAACGAGGGCGCGGCCAAGGCGCAGCTGCTGACGATTTTCGACGCGCTGAAGCCAACCGATCCCATCGTGCTGAAGGGCCGGCGCAAGCTCAGCTCGATGATCTTCCTGTAG
- a CDS encoding YggS family pyridoxal phosphate-dependent enzyme, with product MPLPDIRARIAAAELAAGRAPGSVQLIAVSKLQPAERVRGVLDEGQRLFGENYVQEAAHKWPAWREAYPGTEVHMIGPLQTNKAKQAVELFECIHTLDRPSLAERLARMAQARGVSPAMFVQVNTGAEPQKAGIVPDMADDFIAACKMMDLPLAGVMCIPPDDQDPTPHFALLREIGARNGLTGLSMGMSSDFEIAIAHGATHIRVGSAIFGDRAPRPAP from the coding sequence ATGCCCCTGCCTGACATCCGCGCCCGCATCGCCGCCGCCGAACTGGCCGCCGGCCGCGCCCCCGGCTCGGTGCAGCTGATCGCCGTGTCCAAGCTGCAGCCGGCAGAGCGGGTGCGGGGGGTGCTGGACGAGGGCCAGCGCCTGTTCGGCGAGAATTACGTGCAGGAGGCGGCCCACAAATGGCCCGCCTGGCGCGAGGCCTATCCGGGGACTGAGGTCCACATGATCGGCCCGCTGCAGACCAACAAGGCCAAACAGGCGGTGGAACTGTTCGAGTGCATCCACACGCTCGACCGACCCAGTCTGGCGGAACGGCTGGCGCGGATGGCACAGGCCCGCGGTGTCAGCCCGGCGATGTTCGTGCAGGTCAATACCGGGGCAGAGCCGCAGAAGGCCGGCATCGTGCCGGACATGGCCGATGATTTCATCGCCGCCTGCAAGATGATGGACCTGCCGCTGGCCGGCGTGATGTGCATCCCCCCCGATGACCAGGACCCCACCCCGCATTTCGCGCTGCTGCGCGAGATCGGCGCGCGCAACGGCCTGACCGGCCTGTCGATGGGAATGAGCAGCGATTTCGAGATCGCCATCGCCCACGGCGCCACCCATATCCGCGTCGGCAGCGCCATCTTCGGCGACCGCGCGCCGCGGCCGGCGCCGTAG
- a CDS encoding response regulator transcription factor, producing MPNLKKILLVDDEEDLREALAEQLVATEDFDVFEAGTGHDAVEKVKSGIYDLVILDVGLPDTDGRELCKRLRKQGVKCPIVMLTGHDTDADTILGLDAGANDYITKPFKFPVLLARIRAQLRQHEQSEDAVFQLGPYTFKPSMKMLIDPKERKIRLTEKETNILKFLYRAPDGVVPRDVLLHEVWGYNAGVTTHTLETHIYRLRQKIEPDPSNARLLVTEAGGYRLVA from the coding sequence ATGCCGAACCTGAAGAAGATCCTGCTGGTAGACGATGAGGAAGACCTGCGCGAGGCACTGGCCGAACAACTGGTCGCCACCGAAGATTTCGACGTGTTCGAGGCCGGCACCGGCCATGACGCTGTCGAGAAAGTGAAATCCGGGATCTACGATCTGGTGATCCTCGATGTCGGCCTGCCTGATACCGATGGGCGCGAGCTGTGCAAGCGGCTGCGCAAGCAGGGGGTGAAATGCCCGATCGTCATGCTGACCGGCCATGATACCGATGCCGATACCATCCTTGGCCTCGACGCCGGTGCCAATGACTACATCACCAAGCCGTTCAAGTTTCCGGTGTTGCTGGCCCGGATCCGCGCGCAACTGCGCCAGCACGAACAGTCCGAGGACGCGGTGTTCCAGCTGGGGCCCTACACGTTCAAGCCGTCGATGAAGATGCTGATCGACCCGAAGGAGCGCAAGATCCGGCTGACCGAGAAGGAAACCAACATCCTCAAGTTCCTCTACCGCGCCCCCGATGGCGTGGTGCCGCGCGATGTGCTGCTGCATGAGGTCTGGGGCTACAATGCCGGCGTCACCACGCACACGCTGGAAACTCACATCTACCGCTTGCGCCAGAAGATCGAGCCCGATCCCTCGAATGCGCGGCTGCTGGTGACCGAGGCTGGCGGATACCGGCTGGTGGCCTGA
- a CDS encoding porin codes for MKKLLLASTALIGFAGVAAAEVAIEGTAEMGFTGGDLKETQFHNSYTINFKMSGETDTGLSFGATYRLDADGSSEENQNPVGDNGTVWISGAFGKLTLGDTDGALDWALTETAMGTAITDEGTTHVGYSGNGDNYYDDQVLRYEYAFGDFGVALSVEQDDGNSATSTGDGDPMIGLGGKYKAELGGVDLSFGLGYQTGDTLRYAFQGVNFLDAIGVQYVSVDVLGVSAKAAMDNGFSAVVNYVTYDYGSSVPDLEHYGLGLGYEMGALLVHANWGKWEIEDFDSFDSFGLIANYDLGGGAILAAGYASDVSTDDGDQDQFSLGLSLSF; via the coding sequence ATGAAAAAGCTTCTTCTTGCTTCGACCGCCCTGATCGGCTTCGCTGGCGTTGCCGCCGCTGAAGTTGCGATCGAAGGCACCGCGGAAATGGGCTTCACCGGTGGTGACCTGAAAGAAACCCAGTTCCACAACAGCTACACCATCAACTTCAAGATGTCCGGCGAGACCGACACTGGCCTGTCCTTCGGCGCGACCTACCGTCTTGACGCCGATGGCTCCTCGGAAGAGAACCAGAACCCGGTTGGCGACAACGGCACCGTCTGGATCTCGGGCGCGTTCGGCAAGCTGACCCTCGGTGACACCGATGGCGCGCTCGACTGGGCCCTGACCGAAACTGCGATGGGCACCGCCATCACCGACGAAGGCACCACCCACGTTGGCTACTCGGGCAACGGCGACAACTACTACGACGACCAGGTCCTGCGCTACGAATACGCCTTCGGCGATTTCGGCGTGGCTCTGTCGGTCGAGCAGGATGACGGCAATTCTGCCACCAGCACTGGCGATGGCGATCCGATGATCGGCCTCGGCGGCAAATACAAAGCCGAACTCGGCGGCGTGGACCTCAGCTTCGGTCTTGGCTACCAGACTGGTGATACCCTGCGTTATGCGTTCCAAGGGGTCAACTTCCTGGATGCCATCGGCGTGCAATACGTCTCGGTCGACGTTCTGGGTGTCAGCGCCAAAGCGGCGATGGACAACGGCTTCTCGGCCGTCGTGAACTACGTGACCTACGACTACGGCTCGAGCGTTCCGGATCTGGAGCACTACGGTCTTGGCCTTGGCTACGAAATGGGCGCTCTGCTGGTTCACGCGAACTGGGGCAAGTGGGAAATCGAAGATTTCGACAGCTTCGACTCGTTCGGCCTGATCGCCAACTACGACCTGGGCGGCGGCGCCATTCTGGCCGCTGGTTACGCCTCGGACGTGTCGACCGACGACGGCGACCAGGACCAGTTCTCGCTGGGTCTGTCGCTCTCGTTCTGA
- a CDS encoding L,D-transpeptidase family protein — MKPTDLVVTPMGVRFLNRTFPATLGRGGIRADKREGDGATPAGIHRIVGMLYRPDRIARTALPNWAVPIRPFDLWCDDADHEDYNQMVAAPFAASHEVLRRADPMYDLVLMTDWNWPEAQPGLGSAIFLHSWRRPGAPTAGCVAFRRHHLIWIANRIRPETRLVVPG; from the coding sequence GTGAAACCCACCGATCTTGTCGTCACGCCGATGGGCGTGCGCTTCCTGAACCGGACCTTTCCCGCCACCCTCGGCCGCGGTGGCATCAGGGCGGACAAGCGCGAGGGCGACGGCGCCACCCCCGCCGGCATCCACCGCATTGTCGGCATGCTCTACCGCCCGGACCGGATCGCCAGGACCGCGCTGCCGAATTGGGCAGTACCGATCCGGCCGTTCGACCTGTGGTGCGACGATGCAGACCACGAGGATTACAACCAGATGGTCGCCGCCCCTTTCGCCGCCAGCCATGAGGTGCTGCGCCGGGCGGACCCGATGTATGACCTGGTGCTGATGACTGACTGGAACTGGCCCGAGGCACAGCCGGGCCTTGGCTCGGCGATCTTCCTGCACAGCTGGCGCCGCCCCGGCGCGCCCACCGCCGGCTGCGTGGCGTTCCGGCGGCATCACCTGATCTGGATCGCCAACAGGATCCGCCCCGAAACCCGGCTGGTGGTGCCCGGCTGA
- a CDS encoding FAD-dependent monooxygenase translates to MRRPRLCAGRRLQTAAGGDRPLARAGAGCTADDRSQGQRRARRRNGPSPFFLDFQSAELEEGPVGYMLEDRHLYAAFLAAMQADPRITHIPATSVIAQEALAAGISVTLSDGQTLTARLLVGADGRRSGVAERAGITRSGWGYGQTALVAAIAHERPHGGVAQQFFMPSGPLAILPLTGNRSSIVWSETDEAAKTIAALDDAAFLEVLRPRFGDFLGTISLCGPRFMYPLNLTLANAYTAPRIALIGDAAHGVHPIAGQGLNLGLRDVAALAEVLAEAKRRGEDIGAADVLARYQLWRRFDSTSLALGMDSVNRLFSNDNPLLRAGRDLGMGVVQAIPALRRGFMRQAAGLSAGPFGKLPRLLAGRPL, encoded by the coding sequence ATTCGACGGCCGCGCCTATGCGCTGGCCGTCGCCTCCAAACGGCTGCTGGAGGTGATCGGCCTCTGGCCCGGGCTGGCGCCGGATGTACAGCCGATGACCGCAGTCAAGGCCAGCGACGGGCGCGCCGGCGAAACGGCCCCTCGCCCTTCTTCCTCGATTTCCAGTCGGCAGAGCTGGAGGAAGGCCCCGTCGGCTACATGCTGGAGGATCGCCACCTCTACGCTGCCTTCCTGGCCGCGATGCAGGCTGATCCGCGCATCACCCATATTCCTGCCACCAGCGTGATCGCGCAGGAAGCGCTGGCGGCCGGGATTTCAGTGACCCTGTCGGACGGGCAGACCCTGACCGCCCGCCTTCTGGTCGGCGCCGATGGTCGCCGGTCGGGCGTGGCAGAACGGGCGGGGATCACCCGCAGCGGCTGGGGCTATGGGCAGACGGCGCTGGTCGCCGCCATCGCGCATGAACGTCCGCATGGCGGCGTGGCGCAACAGTTCTTCATGCCCTCGGGCCCGCTGGCGATCCTGCCGCTGACCGGCAACCGCAGCAGCATCGTGTGGAGCGAGACGGACGAGGCCGCGAAAACCATCGCCGCGCTGGACGATGCGGCGTTCCTTGAGGTCCTGCGCCCCCGGTTCGGGGATTTCCTTGGAACCATAAGCCTTTGTGGGCCGCGCTTCATGTATCCCCTTAACTTGACGCTCGCCAATGCCTACACCGCCCCCCGCATCGCGCTGATCGGCGATGCCGCCCACGGCGTTCACCCCATCGCCGGGCAGGGCCTGAACCTTGGCCTGCGCGACGTGGCGGCGCTGGCCGAGGTGCTGGCCGAGGCGAAGCGGCGCGGCGAGGATATCGGCGCGGCCGACGTGCTGGCGCGGTATCAGCTCTGGCGACGCTTCGATTCCACCTCGCTTGCGCTTGGGATGGACAGTGTCAACCGACTGTTTTCCAACGACAACCCGCTGCTGCGGGCCGGGCGTGACCTGGGCATGGGCGTGGTTCAGGCAATCCCGGCGCTGCGGCGCGGGTTCATGCGGCAGGCCGCGGGCCTGTCGGCCGGTCCGTTCGGCAAGCTGCCGCGGCTGCTGGCTGGTCGGCCCCTTTAA
- a CDS encoding sulfotransferase, whose protein sequence is MANLSEAQLKQLYDQAMKLQAARRHEEALACYEQMIAANPRIAEVHYQVALIFTEAGRPARALPHLQAAAALRPAEPAIWRLWAAAVALIAEPEGEATFLAALKRSTLPPAVKLRLQDRFTPGHKYVPDVPPALRAEVRKVMPLMQAGRFAEAELLAASLLSRHPRSAAAANLLATAQARQGKIAAAVAAYGKAAALDPEDAEPLNNLGQVLMEAGRLTEALEAFRGAVIAAPCMGPALVNLAKAMQRSGKCAAALPYAERAARLDPNDPVPLVTLGNLHTLMRDFDTAESALRRALALAPARPDALALMGQALSRLGRDDEAMQHYDRALALLPDLPLAISGKAGLLQTLGRFDEAEPWFRRAFALDPANGEPYSTFLVSHKVRPGDPILDEMIARFDDPKTSDASRISFGFAIAKALEDLKDHDRVFPYLRAANDLTRKAHPYDIKLRHKRVAQLLRSMDSRDWPGAPVPGTSDAAPIFVTGMPRSGTTLVEQIIASHSTVTGAGEVNILADMAAKLLFPGREALAAADLPPDAIAGLGADYLAALHQRHPEAERLTDKSIQSYMYIGLIKLALPKARIVVVRRDPRDNLLSIYKNKFTDGTHLYSNNLRDLGEYYRSFHEVIEFWRARVPDWFYEVQYENLVANPEAETRKLIAACGLDWEDACLASHRNTRKVDTLSVFQVRQPISKSSLNAWQRYEAHLGEMFEALGDLLPEDGNAPA, encoded by the coding sequence ATGGCGAACCTCAGCGAAGCGCAACTGAAGCAGCTTTACGATCAGGCGATGAAGCTGCAGGCCGCCAGACGGCATGAAGAGGCGCTGGCCTGCTACGAGCAGATGATCGCCGCCAATCCCCGCATCGCCGAAGTGCATTATCAGGTGGCCCTGATCTTCACCGAGGCCGGCAGACCCGCCCGCGCGCTGCCGCATCTGCAGGCCGCCGCCGCACTGCGCCCCGCCGAGCCGGCGATCTGGCGGCTTTGGGCCGCTGCCGTGGCGCTGATCGCCGAGCCGGAGGGCGAGGCAACCTTCCTCGCCGCGCTCAAGCGCTCGACCCTGCCGCCCGCCGTGAAGCTGCGCCTGCAGGACCGCTTCACCCCCGGCCATAAATATGTGCCGGATGTCCCGCCTGCCCTGCGCGCCGAAGTGCGCAAGGTGATGCCGCTGATGCAGGCCGGCCGCTTTGCCGAGGCAGAGCTTCTGGCCGCGTCGCTGCTCTCGCGCCATCCCCGCTCAGCCGCCGCCGCGAACCTTCTGGCAACCGCGCAGGCCAGGCAGGGCAAGATCGCTGCTGCGGTGGCCGCCTACGGCAAGGCCGCGGCGCTGGACCCCGAAGATGCCGAGCCGCTGAACAACCTTGGTCAGGTGCTGATGGAGGCCGGACGCCTGACCGAGGCGCTCGAGGCGTTCCGCGGCGCGGTGATCGCCGCCCCCTGCATGGGGCCGGCACTGGTGAATCTGGCCAAGGCGATGCAGCGCAGCGGCAAGTGCGCCGCGGCCCTGCCCTATGCAGAGCGGGCGGCACGGCTTGACCCGAACGACCCGGTGCCGCTGGTCACGCTGGGTAACCTTCACACGCTGATGCGCGACTTCGACACCGCGGAATCGGCGCTGCGCCGGGCGCTGGCGCTGGCGCCCGCGCGGCCCGATGCGCTGGCCCTGATGGGGCAGGCCCTGTCGCGCCTTGGCCGCGATGACGAGGCGATGCAGCATTATGACCGGGCGCTGGCGCTGCTGCCGGATCTGCCGCTGGCGATCAGCGGCAAGGCCGGTCTGCTGCAAACCCTTGGCCGGTTCGATGAGGCCGAGCCCTGGTTCCGCCGCGCCTTCGCCCTCGATCCGGCGAATGGCGAGCCCTACAGCACCTTCCTTGTCTCGCACAAGGTCAGGCCCGGCGACCCTATCCTGGACGAGATGATCGCCCGCTTCGACGATCCGAAGACCAGCGATGCAAGCCGCATCAGCTTTGGCTTCGCCATCGCCAAGGCGCTGGAGGATCTGAAGGACCATGACCGGGTGTTCCCCTACCTGCGCGCCGCGAACGACCTGACCCGCAAGGCGCATCCCTATGACATCAAGCTGCGCCACAAACGCGTGGCCCAGCTCTTGCGCAGCATGGACAGCCGCGACTGGCCGGGCGCCCCGGTCCCCGGCACCAGCGATGCCGCGCCGATCTTCGTGACCGGGATGCCGCGCTCGGGCACCACGCTGGTGGAACAGATCATCGCCAGCCATTCCACCGTCACCGGCGCGGGCGAGGTCAACATCCTGGCCGACATGGCCGCGAAGCTGCTGTTCCCGGGCCGCGAGGCGCTTGCGGCGGCGGATCTTCCGCCGGATGCCATTGCCGGGCTGGGTGCGGATTACCTTGCCGCGCTGCACCAGCGCCACCCCGAGGCCGAGCGCCTTACCGACAAGTCGATCCAGAGCTACATGTATATCGGCCTGATAAAGCTGGCGCTGCCGAAGGCCCGCATCGTGGTGGTGCGGCGCGACCCGCGCGACAATCTGCTGTCGATCTACAAGAACAAGTTCACCGACGGCACCCACCTCTATTCCAACAACCTGCGCGACCTGGGCGAATATTACCGCAGCTTCCACGAGGTCATCGAATTCTGGCGCGCCCGTGTGCCGGACTGGTTCTACGAGGTTCAGTACGAAAATCTGGTGGCGAACCCCGAGGCCGAGACCCGCAAGCTGATCGCCGCCTGCGGGCTGGACTGGGAAGATGCCTGCCTGGCCTCGCACCGGAACACCCGCAAGGTCGATACGCTGTCGGTGTTCCAGGTGCGCCAGCCGATCAGCAAATCGTCGCTGAATGCCTGGCAGCGCTACGAGGCGCATCTGGGCGAGATGTTCGAGGCCCTGGGCGACCTGCTGCCGGAGGATGGCAATGCCCCTGCCTGA